Within Chitinispirillales bacterium, the genomic segment GATACAGACTTGATTTTTAGCGATACAGATTATTCAAATGAGCGAAATTGGCTGCGTTTGGGCGGTAATCTTGACAAAAAAGCCGATATTTTTGTAGTTTATCCGACTCTTGTATTCACCTCAAACGTTTGTGACGCGCCGTTTGTGCGCTTAGAAAGCGAATCTATGCGTTCGGCGGCGAAATCCTGGCTGTTTGGAATTGATGACATTATTTCACCGCAGGCAAACGTTTTTTCTCCTTTCTATAGACAGCTAAACGGAGTAATGCTTACAAAATATCCCGCGCGGGAAATGTTTTTGCACACGAATCAAACGCCGCGGGACGATATTTTTACCGCGTTTGATTACTATTTAACCGAAATAAACAAAGGGGAGCGCCCGTTCGTCCTTTTTGGACATTCGCAAGGCAGTCAATTGGTTATGGAACTCGCTACCGTATTTTTGGGCAGCGAAAAATACGGCGGTTACAACAAAAACCACATTATAACATACGCGATAGGAAGTCCGTTTACTCAAAGGGAAATCTGCAAGAATATAAACCTCAAATTTTCATCTCGAAAGGACGATACGGGCGTTATAGTTTCGTGGAACGGTGCGACTGTAAACGAAGCGGCTTTGGGAAAATACGAAAATTTTTTAAGTTGGAAAGACGGCGTCCTGGTTGCAAATCCGGTTTCGTGGGAAACAAACGAAAATCCTGAGTCCGTATTTGTTTCGTCGATTACTCTGTCGGAAAGAACTATTGAAATAAATACCGATATCGTAGTTAAAGCGGAAAAAGAGAAAGGCGTTTTAATTATTGACGCGGATGAAACGAAATTCCCGAATACGCCGCCAGCCGTAAGCAAATTTCATACGAGCGAGATTTTGTTTTTTGCCGATTCCATAAAACGGAACATAAAGGACAGAATAGACGCTTTTGCCGGAAAAAATCAGAATTAACAAAACAAAAAAGACAGTCGATTTCTCAACCGCCTTTTTTATTATTCCAATATTCTATTGCAAAATTAGAAACTTCCCACAAACTCAATGCCGAAACGCTGCCAGTTGTAACCGCTTTTGACATCGCTGTTGTCTGTTTTACTTGTTTCAATAGCCGCATAAGCGGAAGGACCAAGCGCGAGATAGTCGTTTACGCGAAAAAGCCAGCATAAATACATATCGTGATACATAGTCGTCAAATCCTTCTTCTTGTCGTGTTGGTCTGAAGCCCGCCCAAAACTGTAACCTGCGGCTACTTCGTTAACTCCGAAAGTAAATTCGGGGTTAACGCCTGCAAGAAAACCGAACGCCGAGTTCTTTTCTCCGTTGGTTTCAACGTCCAAACCTTTTCCCTTAATATTTCCGAAAGCCAAACCGAGACCGAGATTTACCGACTCGGAAAATTCAACGTTCAAATCTGTTCCGTAAGCCAGCAATATTGAGTTCTTTTTCTTATCGCCTACCGTGTAATTTTGCCAATAGGAGCGGCTTTGAAAAACCGGTGAAAGCGTAACTTTTTCGCCCAACGCTATA encodes:
- a CDS encoding DUF3089 domain-containing protein; protein product: MEADTDLIFSDTDYSNERNWLRLGGNLDKKADIFVVYPTLVFTSNVCDAPFVRLESESMRSAAKSWLFGIDDIISPQANVFSPFYRQLNGVMLTKYPAREMFLHTNQTPRDDIFTAFDYYLTEINKGERPFVLFGHSQGSQLVMELATVFLGSEKYGGYNKNHIITYAIGSPFTQREICKNINLKFSSRKDDTGVIVSWNGATVNEAALGKYENFLSWKDGVLVANPVSWETNENPESVFVSSITLSERTIEINTDIVVKAEKEKGVLIIDADETKFPNTPPAVSKFHTSEILFFADSIKRNIKDRIDAFAGKNQN